DNA sequence from the Macrobrachium nipponense isolate FS-2020 chromosome 3, ASM1510439v2, whole genome shotgun sequence genome:
cttctcgctaggagACTTcacttcgccctcttcagttccgcctcaaagaggtgtggagctGGAAGacggtcaactctcggacatcttccaacttccacaagaagtaaaagagcatctgaggtggtggatccctcagcttcaaaagaacgaaggcttatcgcttgctctgcagaacccagaccaagtgttgtttaccgacgcttcggagtcggggaTGGGGGAGCGACGCTTGGGAgacaagggaggtgtcaggcacctggacaaaggaacaggtgtcctggcacatcaattgcaaggaaaggaacttgtggccatacacctagccttaaagtccttcgaaaagatagtcagagacggggtaatacagatcaactcagacaacaccacggctctggcttacataagaaagcaaggaggcacgcactcgttctccctctatcagttgacaaaacacctgttaacctggacggaagaaagaggcataactctcctcacaaggtttgttcaaggatcAAAAaggtgagagcggacagactgagcaggagaaaccaggtccttcccacagaatggactcttcacgaagaagtgtgtcgaagtctttggtccctgtgggggagacctcacatagacctgtttgcgacgttcctatccaaaagaatagagaccttttgctctttagtagaggatccgagagccATTCGCAATAGaccgcgtttctcatggattggtcgggggTGGTGgtgcttacgcctttcccccgttcaaaaacttcctgggggaagtgctcaggaagtttgtagcttcgaagagcacgaagttgatactcatagccccattttggccagcccaggaatggttcacggaggtactggagtggatagtggacttccccagatcgcttccaaacagacacgatctactagacaaccccacttcgagaggtttcatcacaacctcccaggtctcgctctgactacctttcgactatcgaaagacttgtcagagcgagaggcttttctcgcgaggctgcgggctctatcgctagagcccgcagagcttcgacgagaagagtataccagtcgaagtgggaagtctttaggaggtggtgtaaggttcagaagctgtcctcctccagtaccctctatagtgaatattgccgatttcctcctctttctgagaaaggagcacacctatctgtctcgacaataaaaggataccgaagcatgctgtcttcggttttcaggaatcgaggcctagacattgctaacgacaaagatctacacgatctaattagatctttgagacgtcgaaagcagctactcctagaacacctagttggaatctagacgtggtcctgaaattcctttcatcggacaaattcgaacctttacatctggcgtccttccgcgacgtcactaggaaatgcttgttcctggtggctctcgctacagccaagaggacgagcgaattacacgctctggattccacggtggggttcaaaggagatgctgccatctgttctttccagacaatgtttctggcaaagaacgaaaacccatcaaaaccttggcccagaagttttgaggtaaaaggcctatctaacctggtaggcagagagatagagagatctctctgtccagtgagagctcttaaattctatttagagaggaagagacagatgggagcttgtcaacaaggtctttggtgtgcagtgaagaaccccaaacgactcatgtccaagaacgccttagcttTCTTTGTGAGGAGCGTTATTTTACAGACGCTCAAAAGAACTGCTTCTGAGGCatcttcggtcttctaaaggtcaagacgcatgaagtaagagcagtagcaacgtctttggcgttccaaaaagaacatgtctctgaagaatatcatcggagactacatattggaggtgcaattcagtgttgcatctcattatctgaaggacgtgagagtgacctatgagaagtgcttctcgctaggtccttttgtatcagcagatacagtactggtcttggagcaaagactgatccttaattttgtgtttttatcgtacataaaccctcttgtcagatatgtgcttggttttctagtagcaagctcactactgtcgcacgggagcagagtgtcattgctggtaggcgatcaagggtatgtatgactagtaggggagtacaaaatttttttttttgtatattttgtaatgaaagtgtaattatgtttcgagttttttggttgtttgtgaggagttcggggatgactccttacaatcttagaactaacatggatgttaggatcaggtgatcgggatcggttttgtgctccttgaacaaggtgtattgtcatgtaagtggaatagcacccaatgacaaaggcctttaggctctgccgagtaagtggataagaccccattggcagaccacaagaactcttagccatagatcattatctcgctgaggctcttgaggctaagcagactacaaggcagtagccgcgaagtcttcagcctaataaggtaggaaccaaggtttataaatacctacaacatatgttgtttacctgtctatttcagtagttagctgtctcttacccaccaccaatgggtgctaatcagctaagtatatatctggcagggaagttgaatgtataaaatgatattgtcatgttacaataaagttttatacatacttacctgacagatatatacgattaatagcccacccagcctccccgcaggaggacaggtgggaagagaagaattctgattagaaaacggggatggttcctagtcctgccacccagggcagggcggtagatcacctgacctacctgtagcgtgtgccgcgaaatttgaaattctgtcggagacgacggagtctatagctaagtatatatctgtcaggtaagtatgtataaaactttattgtaacatgacaatatcatttttcatgtaaaaatcTTTTCCATATGAGGGatgattttaagaaaacaacAGGAAAAGTGTGAAGGTTAGGAGCACGCATAAACTGTAACTGCGTTTTGTGCTCTGGGTTGTTgggtccctgtgtgtgtgtgtgattttttttttttttttttttttttttttttttttttttttttttttgctttttttttttttttttttttttttttttgcatcagtaGGACCTGCAGTCTTGATTTGCCAGTAACGAATGTTTGAGCTGGTCCCCTTTTCAGTGGATGAAGTTTGGCAAAAAAATGAAGGAGGGCCAAGAGGCAAGGTTTTGCGTGTCAAGACCCCCGTAGATTCCTGAAAccatagtacaggcagtccccagttatgggcaggggttccattcccgagGGGGTGCTGATAAACGAAAACCTCCATTAACCGAAACCCATTATGGTtcttctgttaggtatgttatggcaccataaggctCCTTAATGTGCCTATAACCAGAACTCAGCCTTTTAtgtgccataaatcactgatttcaTGGCACTTAAcgagcaccataaaactggatcgctgatAACCGGGTACTGCCTGTATAAAACTTCTTATATAACAGAGTATTtactacatatacatgcatatgccaGTCATACGAAAAACTTGTTTATGCCCATATAAACCCAATAGTACTCTTACAATAATCATTCTTGGTCATTCAAGAtaaaggatgataaaaaattatagataatttttttaagtgaatAAGACAAACACTTACAAGTTATCTAAATGAACATTTAGTATTATGGCCATATTGCTAAATGCACATTATTCTGGACTAGGAGCGATGCATGTAgtgttataatttttatcatttcttattaTTCTATGTACTAGTTAAGGTTATGAGAGAACggtaagagtaaataaaaaattgagaaaTGACAGTGGAAAGaagaaaagtgtgtgtgtgcttgtatgtttGGGATTTTCTAAGCACAatatcagaatctctctctctctctctctctctctctctcttattcttctcttctctctctatctctctctctctctctctctctctctctctctctctctctctctctctctctctctctctcaattccctaTTTCCCCAATGACTTcaatttaaatatgtatgtacttTTTACCAAGTTTCAGCGACCAATTCCAGCGTCTGCAGGAGAATACTCTTGCATAAAAATTTTTGGTGTACATaactaggaaaaatataaatttcttttaaaattaatgatatttttaGCTTAAAAGCCATACATATTTTTGTGTTGCAGCTGTCAGAGTGCAATGTTGTTGGAAGCTATACAGTACAGTTCTTGGAGCTGCGAAGTTTTAATGTCCGTTTAGAGGCATCTTTAGCAGATCATTTGAAATGTTTGGTGATCAACATGAAGGTAAGTAATACATTTTCCACTGGGGATTATTGAAGAATTGAGTTGAttattttcctttacaaaatAAGTGTGTggtgaaaagtatatttttgtactactACATTGGTGAGCATTTTGTGATGAATGTAGAGTAgtaatacctttttaaaattgtgGATTCACTGATTAAACATTAACAGTTATTTAAATCCTAAGAAGGCATAAAGTTTTATTCCATCAATAAATGCAGTAGTACATATATCTTAGGGATAATCTTTGTAATGCCATGTGTAGACAATGTAAAGAAGGGAACACTCAACAAGATATTTTTAAGTAGTGATTTTCTTGAAACTGAATGAAGACAATGATACTCCAGCTTTCACCTGAAACTGAAAACAAAGGCTTCACAACAGGTTCTCTATCCTCACTACCACTTCAGTGATGGAATATATGTTCCTGAAGAGACACTGAGGTAGAAATATAAACGTTTCCCTCAATTTACAAAAAACCCTTGATGGCAATAGCTGTAGAAGCTCCAAAAGGGCAGAACAACATATGTACTATGAGTTAGTTAGGAAAAGGTCGCTAGTGTAGAAGTAAAGGCTAGACATATTGTATATTGTACTTGTATTGGTGTCTTTTAGCTGTACCTCTTAAACACTGTGATTAATATGTGTACAACTGTACATCACATCATCATTAATTCCTTGGATTTCCTTACTGTCTTGTATCCTGCCATTGTATTTCTGATAGTACTGTACATTGCCCTTCCACCTACTTTCAATAgtcattcagttttttatttatttatttattttttaaatgaagttaGGAACAGTTGTTtaatctgtttttcttttatttgttcttcgttctttaaataattctatattttatttttaaatttcagggTCTGCTAATGAAACTAGACAGCTCTTTCATCCCATATTGCAACACTGGAGCACAGACTGAAGACATTTTATTGTGTTCGTTATGCAACAGTCATAGTACAATTTATTCATCTCCTGAGAAAGATTCAAAAAAGTCTTTCGAAGAAGTGGAAAAAACGTGTGAGAGTCCAGAAATAGATCAGTTGCTAACTTCAGATCCTTTGATTCAGCTGAAGCAAGAAATACCTTGTCTGAATGCTGCAACATCCAGATCTGTTCAGTATAGTAGAAAAGAAAACATTGCCAACATTATTCACATAGATAGCACAGATGAGAAGGACCCTCTAGCATTGGTGGAACATGACACAAGCCCTggtatcaaaactgaaaaatgcAGTGTAGCATTATCTTTAACAGCCTTAGATGATAATTTAAACATTGGATATGCCACTGCTCCACAGATGGAAGAAGGCCAAGGAGAGATTCTACTGGACCACCaggtaattaaatattatatgtacatactgTATTGCACTGTAGTTCGTTTGTAGATCAACCTCTTATTTTCACATTAAGGCATACTATGTATTATCCCTGTAGGGAGGTAGcactgtcagtgtacctcatgcagtgcactgtaggcattactcaaggttctttgcagcgttccttcggcccatTGCTGtaattcctttcattccttttactgtacctccattcatattctgtttattccttttgactttcaaccctctgctaacaattgtttcagagtgcagctgcgaggttttcctcgtgatacacctttcaaaccttcccacttttaatttccctttcagttctgGATGACCTCTCAGGTCCCAGCACTTGCCCTTTGACCAaagttctatattctattctgtatgtattagatatatctgtttatttgtatttcatgTTGTCATCTGAATCTTGTTTTTACTGACTGGAGAATGCATTCAATGAAGTACCTTCATCACTTCATTGCATTTAGGAATTGGTTgaaaatttcaatgaaatttggTCAGAACTTCTTGCTCATGTCATTGCAGGATGGATCTGATTCTACCCATTCAGAAGGATtgatgtattctatatatacaatGAATTCCTGTGGAGGCCTGCAGCTAGTGAGCAGGGTCCTGAGCAAAAATAATTCTTCAAAAGATGGCTTAATTGAACCTGTGGAGAAAGCTATGATTGAAATAAACAACTTGAAAGAAGAGCTTTATTCTCCAAATAATCTTGCAGCATTGGCtttacaagaaaataataatcaagACCAGGGATCATCTCTTACTGAAGAAGGCATAGCCATAACAGACAGCAGTCTTGGAAATCCAGGTACGTAATAGATTATAgtatttctttttacctttgtcttaatttatcatttgttcatgaaacttacctgtcagatatatatatagctgtatttgttccgatacgtaatacaaaccctcggtcctttaacaataggaaggtaactagcggcagctgggacggtcgtaagcttcgaacaaggggagaacggtagttaactgcttgtccgatcgtgcgcgcgcccgcgcgcccgagaggtgaagaatcacttttgctttcggccgcgggtgtgaaggacgtgttcgtcatcgctctctgcccgcttcatcgtcgtatgctttgtttatattgtgttttctactaatggtttggtttgacttgaaaatgaaactgtaagtacactgttttcattttcattacttaattatgaatcaacatggagctatcgccgtagagacggcgatttccgctcttttcatgaattgaaccctttaattatgtctcggtgccgagggtgggcgcactcgcgccgagtcatgtattttgggcaaaagtgtgtaattgaaagatgtaatactctttttcattatatttttgccctgtgcgttcgttgccgagagcttgattgcgctcggcaagagcctcttattttgtatgaatagaatgcaatgaaagtggattcgcaatgcagttttcttttcattttcatttattatttgcatcaaatttaattttggatcaatttccgctcttacccgggaattaatccttacgatttattgctgtgaaagtgaaaatagcaagtgcagtattgttcattttcatatatatttatgatagcatcatattattatggatcaagtttccgctcttaccgggaattgatttttccctctttaagtctATGAAAGTGAATCGCAACCGTGCAGTATTCTGTTGCATTTTCTttctattacttttcactgctgtgcgggggtaggggaagcgaaggtccgccaggaagtcgtcggaaagctctcccgcgactcccttggtatccgattcttcgtcttctttcctgcccccccgctcagcttcctcgtattttgtttttggggtgcttccttccgttcggggtggggcatgtctcccccccccgtgcgtgagggaacccctcttactaatctgtctgtgctaccgcaggtgctacagccgtgggagacgaccttggacaggtatggaccactgcggctgcagggcgtgcctagcatccacgatctgctgcagagtctagcgaggtctggggcggtgaccttggagtggtctccactacaaccttcacggccgcttatgctgcttccccccgctggtctacactccccatgctgtgtcggtgacgccgtctgccgcttctagggccggtcgccgccgtaccgaggaggggtatgccgccgcctgtgttttcttcgtgttgcctgccccagacttccgctgttccagcagctcgcccctggaccggccgccagtaccacgctggctgccgatgattctacgaggcgatggctgggcctgccgtacctgtcgctgatgtggttcccgctactggcttggctgtcccttctgtgtttaccgctgccgctgttcctgccgctcctgagctggttgctgttcctgtcgctcctggttcctgcgcctgtccatgctggtcctgcccatggtgtgtcttccccagtcccaggtccttccggacaggtgcagtcgggccgtgttgcttcggcaataggcccgactccggcctggatggggaggacctgacgactgtcctgcgtgagctgacgaagaagaggaaggtgtcatcttcgtcttcgtctgttgcttggcctcttccccttcgacttctaaggcccataagccgaagaagaaaaggaagctgccctcccccccctaagaagtctccttcgggaacttctaagggcccgtcccaacCCAAACCTAAAATGGTCTGAATAGTTAACTTTGGAGATTAACTTTGACGATtatcggtgggacggggggtccttctgctggtcctcctgctccttcgggagcggggcccgtctcttcttccgtaaggaagagatagacggggaccagaggagtatcggttagctctggtacttcctcgcctggtgctagcggcgatgccgctacgccaggttccggctcggtctctcgttcgcgggagatcccgagtgtacgctctccctcgggagaccgtgcagccaaagtttcggcgccagagttcgctcggcgccaagaccacggcacggagcagaaggctggcgagaaccgctcaggtgactctcgccaggccagcggccgctctcgcagcgaccagctggtaaccgggttttgttattccccctaagaagactccttcgggaacttcgaagggctcgtcacattccggtgtgacgggggggttcttctgctggtcctcctgttccttcgggaacggggcccgtctccccttctgagaagaagaagaagacggggaccaagggtgtgctggctaccgctggtacaccctcgcctggtcttggcagctctgctgctaagccaggtaccggctcggttctcgtccgcgagaagttccgagtgtacgatctccttcgggtgaccgtgcagccaaagttaagacgcctgagttcgctcagcgtcatgaccgaggcacggagcagaagactgtcgagagccgctcaggtgactctcgccaggccagcggcggctctcgcagcgaccagctggtacctcgggtggacgtgacggtctctgaccggccacgggttgaggctgggaagaggtcccccaggtcccctcgaccgacggtaccagcctcggctggtaccagcggttttgacgtgccgcgaggacgctcaccggtctcacggcgaaagcgagctctgcaggtcacctgaccgccgctcccacagggaccgggcggatacggtgaccagcagcagctcgtctgacgcacgggaccggggtcgacgtgctcagtcgagccgctcgccacaggtgagcggcacggccgaGGCCtacagatcgatccccaccgcgggttggtggttgatcggctgcagccccccacgtacgctggtcctgccatgCCGAGCGGGGGGGAGACGTcagtctgtctctccactaccttcaacttcctcgggctacaccgggaagagcgaggtagctaggagtgatcgtgagaggtgcgccgctcacgatcccgtcacgacgccgcacgtgccatgtatggtcttaggaccaaccaggacgtacgcgcaagtgattggaggcgaccgtcagggggagagggggtagcgtcagttctgtctctccgataccttcaacttcctcggcatacgccaggaagagctaggtatataggagtgatcgtgagagatgcgccgctcacgatcccgtcacgacgccgcacgtgccaggttggtcttaggaccaaccaggacgtacgcgcaagtgattggaggcaaccgtcagggatctgttgctggtccttcttctgaaggaggagggtcctgggagctgctcttgttggagggactggacggtcctactcctcaagacgctgtaacttccgagattcagagtaactttacccaggttattgcactgattcgtcagcacaacgaccggggggaaggatcgccgctcccaccagcagagagcccatgtctctgctcgagtcgttttggggcccgagagggaacccaaaccgacggtgggtatgccgcgatcggagcttaccgattctgtcttgaaccagagtctctcgtctccggacaagaaggctctctcagttctggtcgacgtcgatcaagctacttccacctcctctactgcgacagcggcgtttctacgtgtcttcggacaccgtatttaaatactccttcagtcctcctgagaggtttcgacctcgacgaggactggaatgagtcggaggacggtatcggctctctcctgtcaggtgtcgatcagccccacccagacgacgttcacagtggcggcagacccttacctacagtgagagttcgtaaccctcctcggggaaaacgttttctcctgacgatacgttttcccagactctgagaggccatcaccgcaaggcgatggctgctcctactcttctccaactgctagttccactgggaaggcagagcgagtatccaattcctcccccattccctctctccttacggctacgagggaaaggggaaggatcctacagagatttctctgtaggatcccacgttggggactgcgctaccaggggggaccttcgggtcctacctgacgtaagcccccggtcgttgaggagggatcctgccccattctcgatttctacgggaatcgagaggaccaccagccgatatcgtttgacgaatttggtgggggtttcgcagactgcttagaattctacggaatttctagcgcattcagagtgtttagagtttcttacgatctccaaacacttaggcgagaccacggtccaaagtgagcgagacgagaatccccgatatgttacacgataatcgggaacctcgcctatgctcgaattcctggaatttctagcattaggaagaagactgctgctgaaagaagactatctcacagtaggcgaccaacctggaatagagaagaacggacgggaatatccagttggctggaactatcgtcttagtattctgttcaccattgaagctttccttcgaggaagacttctccttcactctctttaatagagaacgaaggtggtcgatctccaatccttattttgttttcttgaaggaaagaatttaggatggagatcgttgttcagaatcctacaaatatactacgtatattaacctcgcgacatgattctgctaagcagttgaatggtccgaggggtaggcgcatatcctggttattctacggattgcgacttagacgaaaagtattctaattgaactgcaacccgggttgcctgcaacctcccaggagtttccagtttcaattttatatacttatggtgtgtcacaacaacaccatttaagcttttatatttaccgaaattcgtttcgcttaaatataattgctcgagcatatctttttatgctcggtggttctagccgaacgcattccttcgtggaaaggattacttggcaactcaggatgacgagtcagcgacagctactgcgtattgaattgcccgaggcatttcagtatcagctgccgctttgagatagacggttgtttatgtctttctcacctgctttgattgaataacaaccgtatctctgcccaacaatcacggacttaagtctctgattaacggggattctcgcatacatgaatgaccatctactgctgagaaacgctagtattcatcgtcttcggtattgcgagaattttaaacagagatatctattcgactctcatctttctgtgtttaccgcacggtaacagaattctgtaatagtctcttgctgcatcgtatcccgataatgcgaatgatttttgcggaatctgagtttgtcctcaaaatatcttgtattcggaggtgtacaattgttcattgttcaccccggattagcagatgtattgaaagacatcgcctactcccacacctgccagctctacttccaaacgttcagcccatgagaagcagttcttcaagcggctctcccctgtgtttcattactgaagaacgccccgctttcattgcacaacggacagcaatgaaatggcggttagcgttttcagtcatttgtaagcacaggtttagaatcttgagattccttctctcgattcagctggaagacgtaggttgcattcattgcctaccttcgtcttcaacgtcacatagtgttgtttctccttaagctgagattcaacgtctatgagattttcttgccatcagggacctcggtcttttgaaggcaattgactttcgccttttgagcttatgcattaagagaatcatcgccgcgccgtccggcatcggtgactaacaaatattttatttgtttggtctctcaacataactctttaaagggcgaaggtcacgtgacttacccggatgcttggacaacttgcctctactgattccgaaccagtcagtcggcagctgtcagagcgcccgagtcagttacgaactatgctgtggacttagttcggttgt
Encoded proteins:
- the LOC135221843 gene encoding zinc finger protein 37-like isoform X1, which produces MSSSAETVREAALYLEYFLKGLSECNVVGSYTVQFLELRSFNVRLEASLADHLKCLVINMKGLLMKLDSSFIPYCNTGAQTEDILLCSLCNSHSTIYSSPEKDSKKSFEEVEKTCESPEIDQLLTSDPLIQLKQEIPCLNAATSRSVQYSRKENIANIIHIDSTDEKDPLALVEHDTSPGIKTEKCSVALSLTALDDNLNIGYATAPQMEEGQGEILLDHQDGSDSTHSEGLMYSIYTMNSCGGLQLVSRVLSKNNSSKDGLIEPVEKAMIEINNLKEELYSPNNLAALALQENNNQDQGSSLTEEGIAITDSSLGNPAKPYSKIISKIEKPARLKQIKKVEGMDTCIPKFSEIVKLGPEDLGNGTWCNVCEKEFPSVGSLKAHVSRTHSKVKWCNTCSKFITSEDMNSHVQDYHSELPYVCNVCGQSLRTSGAFQRHMDIHKGLRGSACEVCGQTFSRTEYYREHIRIHTGEKPFKCETCEKTFSRSSNLYAHMRIHNGEEQRHMCKLCLKSFARADKLKEHTIRHLQVKRFACRLCSKSYRERRDLIKHLGKIHASDRSSNTD
- the LOC135221843 gene encoding serendipity locus protein delta-like isoform X2, producing the protein MSSSAETVREAALYLEYFLKGLSECNVVGSYTVQFLELRSFNVRLEASLADHLKCLVINMKGLLMKLDSSFIPYCNTGAQTEDILLCSLCNSHSTIYSSPEKDSKKSFEEVEKTCESPEIDQLLTSDPLIQLKQEIPCLNAATSRSVQYSRKENIANIIHIDSTDEKDPLALVEHDTSPGIKTEKCSVALSLTALDDNLNIGYATAPQMEEGQGEILLDHQDGSDSTHSEGLMYSIYTMNSCGGLQLVSRVLSKNNSSKDGLIEPVEKAMIEINNLKEELYSPNNLAALALQENNNQDQGSSLTEEGIAITDSSLGNPAKPYSKIISKIEKPARLKQIKKVEGMDTCIPKFSEIVKFITSEDMNSHVQDYHSELPYVCNVCGQSLRTSGAFQRHMDIHKGLRGSACEVCGQTFSRTEYYREHIRIHTGEKPFKCETCEKTFSRSSNLYAHMRIHNGEEQRHMCKLCLKSFARADKLKEHTIRHLQVKRFACRLCSKSYRERRDLIKHLGKIHASDRSSNTD